In Anaerostipes hadrus ATCC 29173 = JCM 17467, a single genomic region encodes these proteins:
- the pgsA gene encoding CDP-diacylglycerol--glycerol-3-phosphate 3-phosphatidyltransferase, producing MNLPNKLTILRTLMIPVFLFFLLTDCAGDYSKWIAVVVFILASLTDFLDGHIARKYNLVTNFGKFMDPLADKLLVCSAMIALVGMHRLSSIVAIIIIAREFIISGFRLIASDNGIVIAASYWGKFKTNFQMFMIIMLIIDLGTSTAVMIENILIVIATALTIISLVDYLVKNKQVLSEGN from the coding sequence ATGAATTTACCAAATAAGTTAACAATTTTAAGAACACTTATGATCCCGGTATTCTTATTTTTCTTGCTGACAGATTGTGCAGGGGATTATAGCAAGTGGATCGCAGTTGTTGTATTTATTCTAGCGAGTCTTACAGACTTTTTAGATGGACATATTGCAAGAAAATACAATCTGGTAACAAACTTCGGAAAATTTATGGATCCATTGGCAGACAAATTATTAGTTTGTTCTGCAATGATCGCATTAGTTGGAATGCACCGTTTATCATCTATCGTAGCGATCATTATTATTGCAAGAGAATTTATCATTAGTGGATTCCGCCTGATCGCCTCTGATAATGGAATCGTTATCGCAGCCAGCTACTGGGGAAAATTTAAGACAAACTTTCAGATGTTTATGATCATTATGCTGATCATTGATCTTGGGACAAGCACAGCTGTGATGATCGAGAATATTTTGATCGTCATTGCAACAGCCCTGACAATCATTTCTTTAGTTGATTATTTGGTGAAGAATAAACAGGTATTATCTGAAGGAAATTAG
- a CDS encoding sensor histidine kinase — MKFRWKLMIITMLIVSFSFGFGGMLLIQYSYQASIKQEKRAARNSYEMILRMLKEINEMDDTYQNQTFASVLKRLNWQGLLRDSSVRLLKEQHGEVQWKQPLYYNRKNDNFRRSNGFSTKQGKAVVFQNKNKVYYQITSKISYGKETMVFQGAYDISEVYATRHQQLVSFRKIFVLVIGIEIVVSYFLAMILTRPLQKLSQVSKQIADGDYSVRVPVHTEDEIGELSASFNYMTEQLIEKLMKLDQLLKNQEEFMGSFAHEMKTPLTSIIGYADLMRMEALSKEEQKEACGYIYSEGKRLQNLSLKLMKLLVLKNQQFQMKKQDLEPMIQEAVTSMQYRLKEQDILVNLNLKKAICKIEPDLLKSLILNLIDNALKSMNSGGILTVEDRATQEGAKIYISDTGCGMPKDEISKITEAFYRIDKSRSRKQGGVGLGLAICKEIVRIHQGEMRFISQQGKGTTVIITIGGGAYEKTN; from the coding sequence ATGAAATTTCGTTGGAAATTAATGATCATAACAATGTTGATCGTTTCATTTTCATTTGGATTTGGAGGAATGTTGCTGATTCAATATTCATATCAAGCATCTATCAAACAAGAAAAAAGAGCAGCAAGGAATTCTTACGAAATGATCTTAAGAATGTTAAAAGAAATTAATGAGATGGATGATACGTATCAGAATCAAACATTTGCGAGTGTATTGAAACGATTAAACTGGCAGGGCTTGCTAAGAGACAGCTCAGTTCGATTATTAAAGGAACAACATGGAGAGGTTCAATGGAAGCAGCCACTTTATTACAATCGTAAAAATGATAATTTTAGGAGAAGCAATGGTTTTTCAACGAAACAGGGAAAAGCGGTAGTATTCCAAAATAAAAATAAAGTATATTATCAGATCACTAGTAAGATTTCTTATGGAAAGGAAACTATGGTTTTTCAGGGAGCATATGATATTTCAGAAGTATATGCGACAAGGCATCAGCAGTTGGTAAGTTTTCGTAAGATTTTTGTATTAGTAATAGGAATTGAGATTGTAGTATCCTATTTTCTGGCAATGATCCTTACAAGACCATTACAGAAATTGTCGCAGGTTTCGAAGCAGATTGCAGATGGTGATTATTCTGTCAGGGTTCCAGTGCATACAGAAGATGAAATTGGAGAACTTTCAGCCAGTTTTAATTATATGACAGAACAATTGATAGAAAAGTTAATGAAATTGGATCAATTGTTAAAAAACCAGGAAGAATTTATGGGAAGTTTTGCTCATGAAATGAAGACACCACTTACATCGATCATAGGGTATGCAGATCTGATGCGGATGGAAGCTCTTTCGAAAGAAGAGCAAAAAGAAGCCTGTGGGTATATTTATTCAGAAGGAAAACGATTACAGAATTTATCATTAAAATTAATGAAACTTCTTGTTTTGAAAAATCAACAGTTTCAGATGAAAAAACAAGATTTAGAGCCAATGATTCAAGAAGCAGTTACATCCATGCAGTATCGTTTAAAAGAACAAGATATTCTTGTGAATTTAAATTTAAAAAAAGCAATTTGTAAGATAGAGCCGGATTTATTGAAATCATTAATATTAAATTTGATCGATAATGCATTAAAATCAATGAATTCGGGTGGAATATTAACGGTTGAGGATCGAGCAACACAAGAAGGAGCCAAGATTTATATTTCGGATACTGGATGCGGAATGCCAAAGGATGAGATAAGTAAGATCACGGAAGCGTTTTACCGGATAGATAAGTCAAGGTCAAGAAAACAAGGTGGAGTAGGTTTAGGGCTTGCTATATGTAAAGAAATCGTGAGGATCCATCAAGGAGAGATGCGATTTATCAGTCAGCAAGGGAAAGGAACAACTGTGATCATAACAATTGGAGGAGGAGCTTATGAAAAAACAAATTAG
- the folD gene encoding bifunctional methylenetetrahydrofolate dehydrogenase/methenyltetrahydrofolate cyclohydrolase FolD, whose translation MQIIDGKKISQEIKDEVKEEVAQLKAEGKDIALAVIQVGADPASSVYVRNKKRACEYVGIESVSYELPEETTQEELMAIVDKCNKDPKINGILVQLPLPKHLDEDEVLLAIDPKKDVDGFHPVSVGNMVIGEKGFLPCTPAGVIQLLKRSGVEIDGKECVVVGRSNIVGKPMAMLLLRENGTVTVCHSHTKDLKEVCKRADILVVAIGKPKFIDDSYVKDGAVVIDVGIHRNENNKLCGDVDYDKVAPKTSAITPVPGGVGPMTIAMLMKNCVESKKLFGE comes from the coding sequence ATGCAGATTATTGATGGAAAGAAGATTTCTCAGGAAATCAAAGATGAAGTAAAAGAAGAAGTAGCGCAGCTGAAAGCAGAGGGAAAAGATATTGCGCTTGCTGTTATTCAGGTAGGAGCAGATCCTGCATCAAGTGTTTACGTACGCAATAAAAAACGTGCCTGCGAGTATGTAGGAATCGAGTCTGTAAGCTATGAGCTTCCAGAAGAGACAACACAGGAAGAATTAATGGCGATCGTGGATAAATGCAATAAGGATCCTAAGATCAACGGAATCCTAGTACAGCTTCCACTTCCAAAACATTTGGATGAAGATGAAGTATTATTAGCAATCGATCCTAAGAAAGATGTTGACGGATTCCATCCAGTCAGTGTTGGAAATATGGTGATCGGAGAAAAAGGATTCTTACCATGCACACCAGCCGGAGTGATCCAGTTATTAAAACGTTCTGGTGTCGAAATTGATGGGAAAGAATGTGTGGTAGTCGGAAGAAGTAACATTGTAGGAAAACCTATGGCAATGTTATTATTACGTGAGAACGGAACAGTGACTGTATGCCATTCTCATACAAAAGACTTAAAAGAAGTCTGCAAACGTGCAGATATCTTGGTTGTAGCAATTGGTAAACCAAAATTTATTGATGATTCTTATGTAAAAGATGGAGCAGTTGTCATTGATGTTGGAATCCACAGAAATGAAAATAACAAACTTTGTGGTGACGTAGATTATGACAAAGTTGCACCAAAGACATCTGCGATCACACCAGTTCCAGGTGGAGTTGGACCAATGACGATCGCAATGTTAATGAAAAACTGTGTAGAATCTAAGAAATTGTTTGGAGAGTAA
- the rimO gene encoding 30S ribosomal protein S12 methylthiotransferase RimO — translation MKILFISLGCDKNLVDSEVMLGLLTKHGYTLTDDETQADVIVINTCCFIHDAKEESINTILEMAQYKEQNLKALVVAGCLAERYKDDILKEIPEIDAVLGTTSYDSIVEAVNTALEENTGEHFEHYESIDYLPDNSEVERVVTTGNHMAYLKIAEGCDKRCSYCIIPKIRGRFRSVPMQELLNEAKRLASEGVKELVLVAQETTLYGKDLTGEKQLPLLLHELCKIEGIEWIRLLYCYPEEITDELIKVIKTEEKVCNYIDMPIQHSENRILQRMGRRTSREDLVAVIKKLRKEIPDITIRTTLITGFPGESQEDHEGLMNFVEECQFDRLGVFTYSPEEDTLAATFEDQIDEEVKEERRDELMSLQQEISYEHTQQLVGKTIKVMVEGYLFEDDIYVGRSYMDAPKVDGCVFINSPEELMTGDFVYVKITQGREYDVIGEVDYEFTK, via the coding sequence ATGAAGATATTATTTATTTCGCTTGGATGTGATAAAAACTTAGTAGACAGTGAAGTTATGCTTGGCCTTTTGACCAAGCATGGCTACACTTTGACCGACGATGAGACACAGGCAGATGTTATTGTAATTAATACATGCTGTTTCATCCATGATGCCAAAGAAGAAAGTATCAATACGATCTTAGAGATGGCACAGTATAAAGAACAGAATCTGAAGGCATTGGTTGTTGCTGGATGCCTCGCAGAACGTTATAAAGACGATATCTTAAAAGAGATTCCAGAGATTGATGCAGTTCTTGGAACAACAAGTTATGATTCTATCGTAGAAGCAGTGAATACCGCATTAGAAGAAAATACAGGGGAACATTTTGAACATTACGAAAGTATTGATTATCTTCCAGATAATTCTGAAGTAGAACGTGTTGTAACAACAGGAAATCACATGGCATATTTAAAAATTGCTGAAGGTTGTGACAAGCGATGCAGCTATTGTATCATTCCAAAGATCCGCGGACGTTTCAGAAGTGTTCCAATGCAAGAACTGTTGAATGAGGCAAAGCGTTTAGCATCTGAAGGAGTGAAAGAATTAGTACTGGTAGCTCAGGAAACAACACTGTATGGCAAAGACCTGACAGGAGAAAAACAGCTTCCGTTATTACTTCATGAACTTTGCAAGATCGAAGGGATTGAATGGATCCGCCTGTTATACTGCTACCCAGAAGAGATCACAGATGAGCTGATCAAAGTGATCAAGACAGAAGAGAAAGTCTGCAATTACATTGACATGCCGATTCAGCATAGTGAGAATCGTATCTTACAGAGAATGGGAAGAAGAACATCAAGAGAAGATCTTGTAGCAGTGATCAAGAAACTTCGTAAAGAGATTCCTGATATCACGATCCGTACAACACTGATCACTGGATTTCCAGGAGAAAGCCAAGAAGATCATGAAGGATTAATGAACTTTGTAGAAGAATGTCAATTTGATCGTTTAGGAGTCTTTACTTATTCACCGGAAGAAGATACACTGGCAGCAACATTTGAGGATCAGATCGACGAAGAAGTCAAAGAAGAACGAAGAGATGAACTGATGAGTCTTCAGCAGGAGATTTCCTATGAACATACCCAGCAGTTAGTCGGTAAAACGATCAAAGTCATGGTAGAAGGATATTTATTTGAAGATGATATCTACGTTGGACGTTCTTATATGGATGCACCAAAGGTAGATGGATGTGTTTTTATAAATTCTCCAGAAGAATTGATGACAGGAGACTTTGTTTATGTTAAAATTACTCAGGGTAGAGAATATGATGTGATAGGAGAAGTAGATTATGAATTTACCAAATAA
- a CDS encoding zinc dependent phospholipase C family protein translates to MRKKSHISLAGQIMDSMELDNVFDYRLPFYVGSIWPDCRPSFVTTPHKFDITFDDIERKISKFIANYDKDKGMNMRRCAGLGVIIHYIADYFTFPHNDHYPGNVKDHCYYERDLKFGMRAFLQTEEAAQIKEHVAAYDSVEELTSYIRSIHNSYMKLAHTVEEDIRYIVHACTTVVKSVMNMVSYAVGTSVMNIQYV, encoded by the coding sequence ATGAGAAAGAAATCACATATTTCATTAGCAGGGCAGATTATGGATTCTATGGAACTTGACAATGTATTCGATTATAGATTACCGTTTTATGTAGGAAGTATCTGGCCAGACTGCAGACCATCATTTGTGACGACACCTCATAAGTTTGATATTACATTTGATGATATTGAACGTAAGATTTCAAAATTTATTGCCAATTACGATAAAGATAAGGGAATGAATATGCGACGTTGTGCAGGTCTTGGTGTGATCATTCATTACATTGCAGATTATTTTACATTCCCACATAATGATCATTATCCAGGCAATGTAAAGGATCATTGCTATTATGAACGTGATCTGAAGTTTGGAATGAGAGCATTTCTTCAGACAGAAGAAGCAGCACAGATCAAGGAGCATGTTGCGGCATATGATTCTGTGGAAGAATTGACATCATATATTAGAAGTATTCATAATTCTTATATGAAGCTTGCACATACAGTAGAAGAAGATATCAGATATATCGTACATGCATGTACAACTGTTGTGAAGAGTGTAATGAACATGGTAAGTTATGCAGTTGGTACAAGTGTGATGAATATTCAGTATGTATAG
- a CDS encoding formate--tetrahydrofolate ligase, whose translation MKTDIEIAQEATLLPIKEVAANIGIKEDDLELYGKYKAKFDSHFMDEVKNNEDGKLVLVTAINPTPAGEGKTTTSVGVSQALNKLGKKTICALREPSLGPCFGIKGGAAGGGYAQVVPMEDLNLHFTGDFHAITSANNLLAAMLDNHIQQGNKLNIDTRDVVWKRCIDMNDRALRNTVIGLGRRVDGVVREDHFVITVASEIMAILCLANDMADLKERLGKIIVAYNMDREPVTAKDLNAVGAMAALLKDAIKPNMIQTLEHTPAFVHGGPFANIAHGCNSVQATKLALKLADIAITEAGFGADLGAEKFMDIKCQMADLHPDAVVLVATVRALKYNGGVPKDNLAEENIDALSKGIVNLEKHIENLKLFGVPVVVTLNQFATDTEAELTFIKNFCEERDCDFALSQVWEKGGEGGIELAKAILRTLDNKESNYKPLYTYDDTTIEEKIETIATKIYGADKVVYTAAAARQKKRLTELGYGNLPICMAKNQYSLSDDPKKLGRPEGFDITIREIYVNAGAGFLVALTGDVMTMPGLPKKPAAEGIDVNDDGVITGLF comes from the coding sequence ATGAAAACAGATATTGAAATTGCACAGGAAGCCACATTATTACCGATCAAAGAAGTTGCAGCGAATATCGGAATCAAAGAAGACGACCTTGAATTATATGGAAAATACAAGGCCAAATTTGATTCTCATTTCATGGATGAAGTTAAGAATAACGAAGATGGGAAACTTGTTCTTGTGACAGCGATCAACCCAACTCCAGCAGGTGAAGGAAAGACAACAACAAGTGTCGGAGTATCCCAGGCGTTAAACAAACTTGGAAAGAAAACAATCTGTGCTCTTCGTGAGCCATCTCTTGGACCATGTTTTGGTATCAAAGGTGGAGCAGCCGGTGGTGGATATGCACAGGTTGTACCAATGGAAGATTTAAACCTTCATTTTACAGGGGATTTTCATGCGATCACATCTGCAAACAACTTATTAGCAGCAATGCTTGATAATCACATTCAGCAGGGAAACAAATTAAATATCGATACAAGAGATGTTGTATGGAAGAGATGTATTGATATGAATGATCGTGCATTAAGAAATACAGTCATCGGACTTGGACGTCGTGTGGATGGTGTTGTCCGTGAGGATCATTTTGTCATCACAGTAGCATCTGAGATCATGGCAATTCTTTGCCTTGCAAATGATATGGCAGATTTAAAAGAACGTTTAGGAAAGATCATCGTTGCATACAACATGGACCGTGAACCAGTCACAGCCAAAGACTTGAATGCAGTTGGAGCTATGGCGGCATTATTAAAAGATGCTATTAAACCAAATATGATCCAGACATTAGAGCATACACCAGCATTCGTACATGGTGGACCATTTGCCAATATCGCACATGGATGTAATAGCGTACAGGCTACAAAATTAGCGTTAAAATTAGCAGATATCGCAATTACAGAAGCAGGATTCGGTGCTGACCTTGGTGCAGAGAAATTTATGGATATTAAGTGTCAGATGGCTGATCTTCACCCAGATGCAGTTGTATTAGTAGCAACTGTACGTGCTTTAAAATACAATGGTGGAGTTCCAAAAGACAATCTGGCAGAAGAAAATATCGATGCGTTAAGCAAAGGTATCGTAAATCTTGAAAAACATATCGAGAACTTAAAATTGTTTGGAGTTCCTGTTGTTGTAACATTAAACCAGTTTGCAACAGATACAGAGGCAGAACTTACATTTATCAAGAATTTCTGCGAAGAAAGAGATTGTGATTTTGCATTATCTCAGGTATGGGAAAAAGGTGGAGAAGGTGGAATCGAACTTGCCAAAGCAATCCTTCGTACATTAGATAATAAAGAAAGCAATTACAAACCATTATATACATATGATGATACAACGATAGAAGAAAAGATCGAAACGATCGCAACTAAGATTTATGGAGCAGATAAAGTTGTATACACAGCAGCTGCAGCACGTCAGAAGAAGAGACTGACTGAACTTGGGTATGGAAATCTTCCAATCTGTATGGCGAAGAACCAGTATTCTTTATCTGATGATCCTAAGAAGCTTGGACGCCCAGAAGGATTTGATATTACGATCCGTGAGATCTATGTCAATGCAGGTGCAGGATTCTTAGTAGCCTTGACAGGTGATGTCATGACAATGCCTGGACTTCCAAAGAAACCAGCAGCAGAAGGAATCGATGTAAATGACGATGGAGTTATCACAGGATTATTCTAA
- a CDS encoding competence/damage-inducible protein A, which yields MTAEIICVGTEILLGNIVNTNAAYLSERLASLGISVFFETTVGDNPERLENVIRQGLERSDILILSGGLGPTKDDLTKEIATKACGQELVEDEEALRRLKEYFARSHRNMTENNLKQALVPEDCTVLYNENGTAPGMVIHAKEGKKVVLLPGPPNELLPMFHDQVEPIIKELSSEVLYSDVVKIDCMGESRVAAEIEDLIEKQTNPTVAPYAKLGEVHLRVTAKAVSEDEAKKLVTPITEELYRRFGHKIFTTKEDETLEDVVVDMLSKHHYTIAAAESCTAGMFTARLVNVAGASDVLNESFITYANEAKMKYLGVKEETLNTVGAVSEDTARQMAEGVARQAGSNVGVGITGLAGPGGETPEKKAGLVYIGVSVNGKTKVNKYQLNGNRQKVRETAVCRALTMVRHALVEEFL from the coding sequence ATGACAGCAGAAATTATTTGCGTAGGAACAGAGATTTTATTAGGAAACATCGTGAATACCAATGCTGCCTACTTATCAGAACGCTTAGCCTCATTGGGGATAAGCGTTTTTTTTGAGACGACAGTAGGCGACAATCCAGAAAGATTAGAAAATGTGATCAGACAGGGACTTGAAAGATCTGATATTTTGATCTTATCTGGTGGACTTGGACCAACGAAAGACGATCTTACAAAGGAAATTGCAACGAAAGCATGTGGACAGGAGCTTGTAGAAGATGAAGAAGCACTAAGACGCTTGAAAGAATATTTTGCGAGAAGTCATCGTAACATGACAGAGAATAATTTAAAACAGGCATTAGTGCCAGAAGATTGTACTGTTTTATATAACGAAAATGGAACAGCACCGGGAATGGTCATTCATGCAAAAGAAGGGAAGAAAGTAGTTTTACTCCCAGGGCCTCCAAATGAACTGCTTCCAATGTTCCATGATCAGGTAGAACCGATCATAAAAGAATTAAGTTCAGAGGTATTATACTCCGATGTTGTGAAGATTGATTGTATGGGAGAAAGCCGCGTTGCAGCAGAGATTGAAGATTTGATCGAAAAGCAGACGAATCCTACAGTTGCCCCATATGCCAAATTAGGAGAAGTTCATCTTCGAGTGACAGCAAAAGCGGTAAGTGAAGATGAAGCAAAGAAGCTTGTTACACCAATAACAGAAGAATTATACAGAAGATTTGGTCATAAGATATTTACGACAAAAGAAGATGAAACATTAGAAGATGTTGTGGTTGATATGCTAAGTAAACATCATTATACGATCGCAGCAGCAGAATCCTGTACAGCAGGAATGTTTACAGCAAGGTTAGTTAATGTTGCAGGAGCATCGGATGTCTTAAATGAAAGTTTTATTACATATGCAAATGAAGCTAAGATGAAATATCTTGGAGTAAAAGAAGAAACTCTAAATACCGTTGGAGCAGTTTCAGAAGATACGGCAAGACAGATGGCGGAAGGTGTTGCACGACAGGCTGGTTCAAATGTCGGTGTTGGAATCACAGGTCTTGCTGGACCGGGCGGTGAAACACCTGAGAAGAAGGCAGGACTTGTTTACATCGGTGTCAGTGTTAATGGAAAGACGAAAGTAAACAAATACCAGTTAAACGGTAACAGACAGAAAGTCAGAGAAACAGCTGTATGCAGAGCGTTAACTATGGTAAGACATGCATTGGTTGAAGAGTTTCTATGA
- a CDS encoding response regulator transcription factor translates to MVNIMVVEDEKPISNLIALSLKKAGYHSECAYDGLEAIDMLEKNYPDLILLDIMLPGADGFEILEYVKPLEIPVIFLTAKGDLNDRVNGLRYGAEDYIVKPFEIMELLARIEVVLRRYHKLDRIINILGLEIDTDAMCVKKEGKEINLTKKEYDTLLLFARNPGNVLFREIIYERVWGGDYIAGSRTVDLHVQRVRKKVGWEDFLITVPKMGYRLEVPR, encoded by the coding sequence ATGGTGAACATCATGGTCGTAGAAGATGAAAAGCCAATTTCAAATCTGATCGCACTAAGTTTAAAGAAAGCCGGCTATCATAGTGAATGTGCTTATGATGGGTTAGAAGCAATTGATATGCTGGAAAAGAATTATCCAGATTTGATCTTACTAGATATCATGCTGCCCGGGGCTGATGGGTTTGAAATTTTAGAATACGTAAAACCATTAGAGATACCAGTCATTTTCCTGACAGCAAAAGGAGATCTTAATGACAGAGTAAATGGTCTGCGATATGGAGCAGAAGACTATATTGTAAAACCATTTGAGATTATGGAATTATTGGCAAGGATTGAGGTTGTATTAAGACGATATCACAAATTAGATCGTATCATCAATATATTAGGTTTAGAAATCGACACAGATGCAATGTGCGTAAAAAAAGAAGGGAAAGAAATTAACTTGACCAAGAAGGAATATGATACATTATTGCTGTTTGCAAGGAATCCAGGAAATGTATTATTCAGGGAAATAATTTATGAACGTGTTTGGGGTGGAGATTACATTGCGGGAAGCAGGACGGTAGATCTTCATGTGCAGAGAGTTCGAAAGAAAGTTGGCTGGGAAGATTTTTTGATCACTGTGCCCAAGATGGGATACCGTCTGGAGGTACCAAGATGA
- the recA gene encoding recombinase RecA — MKQEEKLKALDAALVKIEKDYGKGSVMKLGEYQADRTIEVTPTGSISLDIALGVGGVPKGRIIEIYGPESSGKTTVALHMVAEVQKRGGIAGFIDAEHALDPVYAKNIGVDIDNLYISQPDTGEQGLEITETMVRSGAIDIIIVDSVAALVPKAEIDGDMGDSHVGLQARLMSQALRKLTGVVSKFNCTVIFINQLREKVGVMFGNPETTTGGRALKFYSSIRLDVRRTETLKQAGEMIGNRTRIKVVKNKVAPPFKQAEFDIMFGKGISKYGDILDLAADADIIHKSGAWYAYNGEKIGQGRENSKKYLEDHPDIAETVEHAIRVQYGLLEEDAENANNDPKAEAQVSEE; from the coding sequence ATGAAACAGGAAGAAAAATTAAAGGCATTGGATGCCGCATTGGTTAAGATCGAGAAAGACTATGGTAAGGGATCTGTCATGAAACTTGGAGAGTACCAGGCAGACCGTACGATTGAAGTAACACCAACAGGTTCTATCAGTCTTGATATCGCATTAGGAGTAGGTGGAGTACCTAAGGGACGTATCATCGAGATTTATGGACCTGAATCTAGTGGTAAGACAACAGTAGCACTTCATATGGTAGCTGAAGTCCAGAAGAGAGGCGGGATTGCAGGATTTATTGATGCAGAGCATGCCCTTGATCCGGTCTATGCAAAGAATATCGGGGTTGACATTGATAACCTTTATATCTCTCAGCCAGATACAGGAGAGCAGGGACTTGAAATCACAGAGACAATGGTAAGATCTGGAGCGATCGACATCATTATCGTCGATTCTGTAGCTGCATTAGTACCGAAGGCAGAGATTGATGGAGATATGGGAGATTCGCACGTAGGTCTTCAGGCAAGATTGATGTCACAGGCACTTCGTAAGTTAACAGGTGTTGTAAGTAAGTTTAACTGCACAGTTATCTTTATCAATCAGTTGCGTGAGAAAGTTGGAGTCATGTTTGGAAACCCAGAGACAACAACTGGTGGACGTGCACTTAAGTTCTATTCATCTATCCGTTTAGATGTCAGAAGAACAGAGACATTAAAACAGGCAGGAGAGATGATCGGTAACAGAACAAGGATTAAAGTAGTGAAGAATAAGGTAGCTCCTCCGTTTAAACAAGCAGAATTTGATATTATGTTTGGAAAAGGAATTTCCAAGTATGGAGATATTTTAGATCTTGCAGCAGATGCAGATATCATTCATAAGAGTGGTGCATGGTATGCATACAACGGAGAGAAGATTGGACAGGGTAGAGAGAACAGCAAGAAGTACTTAGAAGATCACCCGGATATCGCAGAGACAGTGGAACATGCAATCCGTGTCCAATATGGACTGTTAGAGGAAGATGCTGAGAATGCCAACAACGATCCTAAGGCAGAGGCTCAGGTTTCTGAAGAATAA
- a CDS encoding regulatory protein RecX, whose translation MIITKLDKVGTKQVRLFFDEEKYCLLYYNEIRRLGFHEQDEIGQEEFEELNKLLLHRAKLKAMSLLKYQDRTKKELKERLMRAEFPEFITEGAVAYVESFGYINDEEYVRRYMEYKSGSKSKIQIKMDLRKKGITAETLERVFEEYEYEEDDILEEQVKKRIRQKGSVTKENFQKYYGYFARKGFNSGKILDLLRKYMED comes from the coding sequence ATGATCATTACGAAACTAGATAAAGTAGGAACAAAGCAGGTCAGGCTTTTCTTCGATGAAGAAAAGTACTGCCTGCTTTACTATAATGAGATAAGACGATTGGGATTCCATGAACAAGACGAGATCGGACAGGAAGAATTTGAAGAATTAAACAAATTACTGTTGCATCGGGCGAAGTTAAAAGCTATGTCATTGTTAAAATATCAGGATCGTACAAAAAAGGAATTAAAAGAACGTCTTATGAGAGCAGAATTTCCAGAATTTATTACGGAAGGGGCAGTTGCGTATGTGGAGTCATTTGGATATATCAATGATGAAGAATATGTACGCCGCTACATGGAATACAAGTCAGGAAGTAAGAGTAAGATTCAGATTAAGATGGACCTTCGGAAGAAAGGAATCACTGCGGAGACATTAGAGAGGGTCTTTGAGGAATATGAATACGAAGAAGATGATATCTTGGAAGAACAGGTTAAGAAGAGGATCCGGCAAAAGGGTTCCGTCACTAAGGAGAATTTTCAGAAATATTACGGATATTTTGCGAGAAAAGGATTTAATAGCGGCAAAATATTAGATTTATTACGGAAATACATGGAAGATTAA